A single region of the Vicia villosa cultivar HV-30 ecotype Madison, WI linkage group LG4, Vvil1.0, whole genome shotgun sequence genome encodes:
- the LOC131595114 gene encoding uncharacterized protein LOC131595114, with protein sequence MRRALAMKNKFRFFDGSIEVPGKDDLNYVAWQRCNNLVHTWIINSITPSISQSVVFIDNAVDMWNDLKDRFMRGDRIRVAQLQQEITNLKQGNKKISDYFTELRSLWEELDQYRPMPSCTCRVACACQAMRNSRSFRAEDRILPFLIGLNEEFHCVVSQVLLMDPLPQINRVFSMVMQQERKICGLNFSNNSAIEEAPGMVNVVESSKQFGRGRGNGNPSAGRGRGNVKVCTYAGKTGHVIDNCYKKHGYPPSFGRGSASSSYANQVDVEDSDSKSVAASTSDNGGSMTLTKEQYQNLMTLLEKSTGSVNLTKGGNYESFTASFNAKNSVSWILDTGATHHISHSLDSFIEYERMSPVMVNLPNGNYIASSICGSVQLANELAKKDLRRIGSTKVLDGLYYLEAAHKAHRKNDAGFVSSVFTKSNSAVIAPAFLWHLRLGHLSFDRMECMNKLYSFIPRSVHTACDVCQQSRQKCMPFPISNNNAQHVFDLIHLYVWGPFGTMSVHGFRYFLTILDDHSRQVWVVMLKSKSEVCQRIQEFIAMVETQLDKKVRVVRSDNGTGLLMPTYYASKESSVPILHTPLDPPSSSTHNSPSIVPIYSENDEHTTLIEHDDQVSNTDSDNMLVDHPSISNDVPDPHDPNPSDSPVADATRKSSRIAGPPAHLKDYICTSISSHSQYPIDKYLAYDNLSHSHHAYIMALSSETEPTSYQAATKDPRWVQAMKLELNVLEHNQTWDLVALPSNASPIGSKWVYKIKRHADGSIERFKA encoded by the exons ATGAGACGTGCTCTTGCCATGAAGAACAAGTTCAGATTTTTTGATGGTTCTATAGAAGTTCCTGGAAAAGATGATCTGAACTATGTAGCTTGGCAAAGATGCAACAATTTAGTTCATACATGGATTATCAATTCAATAACACCATCTATTTCTCAGAGTGTGGTGTTCATCGATAATGCAGTAGATATGTGGAATGATCTCAAAGATCGCTTCATGAGAGGAGATCGAATTCGTGTAGCACAACTACAACAAGAAATAACAAATCTGAAACAAGGTAACAAGAAGATTTCTGATTATTTCACTGAATTGAGAAGTTTATGGGAGGAACTGGATCAGTATCGACCTATGCCGAGTTGTACATGTCGTGTTGcgtgtgcatgtcaagcaatgcGAAATAGTAGAAGCTTTAGGGCTGAGGATAGGATTCTTCCGTTCTTGATAGGGCTGAATGAAGAATTCCATTGTGTGGTATCTCAAGTCTTGTTGATGGATCCATTGCCACAAATCAATAGAGTGTTTTCTATGGTAATGCAACAAGAAAGGAAGATATGTGGTCTGAATTTCTCTAACAATAGTGCAATAGAGGAAGCTCCTGGGATGGTGAATGTTGTTGAAAGTTCAAAACAATTTGGAAGAGGTCGAGGCAATGGAAATCCCTCTGCAGGGAGAGGTAGAGGGAATGTGAAAGTATGTACTTACGCTGGTAAGACAGGGCATGTTATTGATAATTGTTACAAGAAACATGGTTATCCACCAAGTTTTGGAAGAGGAAGTGCATCTTCATCATATGCTAATCAAGTTGATGTTGAAGACTCAGATTCAAAATCTGTTGCAGCTTCAACAAGTGATAATGGAGGGAGCATGACACTTACAAAGGAGCAGTATCAGAATTTGATGACTTTGCTAGAGAAAAGCACAGGATCTGTGAATCTAACCAAGGGAGGTAATTATGAGTCTTTCACTGCTAGTTTTAATGCAAAGAATAGTGTCAGTTGGATATTAGATACAGGAGCTACTCATCACATAAGTCACTCTTTAGATTCCTTTATTGAATATGAAAGAATGAGTCCTGTGATGGTAAATCTACCAAATGGTAACTATATAGCTTCATCCATATGTGGTAGTGTGCAGTTAGCTAATGAACTG GCAAAGAAGGATTTGAGAAGGATTGGTTCAACTAAAGTCCTAGATGGATTATACTACTTGGAAGCTGCTCATAAAGCTCATAGAAAGAATGATGCTGGATTTGTGTCAAGTGTGTTTACTAAGAGTAATTCTGCTGTTATAGCTCCTGCCTTCTTATGGCATTTAAGGCTAGGGCATCTTTCCTTTGATAGAATGGAATGTATGAATAAATTGTATAGTTTCATACCTAGGAGTGTTCATACAGCTTGTGATGTATGTCAACAATCCAGACAAAAATGTATGCCTTTTCCAATCAGTAATAATAATGCTCAGCATGTGTTTGACTTAATCCATCTATATGTATGGGGACCATTTGGTACCATGTCTGTTCATGGCTTTAGATACTTTCTAACCATACTTGATGATCATAGTAGACAGGTATGGGTAGTTATGTTAAAATCCAAGTCTGAAGTATGTCAAAGAATTCAAGAGTTCATAGCCATGGTTGAAACTCAGCTTGATAAGAAGGTGAGAGTAGTTAGGAGTGACAATGGAACTGGACTACTTATGCCTACTTACTATGCCTCAAAAG AATCCTCTGTGCCTATTTTACATACTCCTTTAGATCCTCCTTCTTCTTCTACTCATAACTCTCCATCTATTGTTCCTATATATTCTGAAAATGATGAGCATACCACTTTAATTGAGCATGATGATCAAGTGTCTAATACTGATTCTGATAATATGCTTGTTGATcatccttctatttctaatgatGTTCCTGATCCTCATGATCCTAATCCTTCTGACTCACCAGTGGCTGATGCTACTAGAAAGTCTAGTAGAATTGCTGGACCACCTGCACATTTGAAGGACTATATATGTACTTCTATCTCTTCTCATAGTCAATATCCCATTGATAAATATCTTGCATATGATAATTTGTCTCATTCTCATCATGCATATATTATGGCACTTTCCTCTGAAACTGAACCTACAAGCTATCAAGCTGCTACTAAAGATCCTAGATGGGTTCAGGCCATGAAGTTAGAATTGAATGTTTTGGAGCATAATCAGACATGGGATTTGGTTGCCTTGCCATCTAATGCTTCTCCTATTGGAAGCAAATGGGTGTACAAGATAAAGAGACATGCTGATGGCTCCATAGAGAGGTTCAAAGCCTGA